The genomic region CGAGCAAGGGCAGCTGCGTATCCTATATTCGAGATGATAGAGAGGAACACAGTTAGTAAAACCAGCTCGAAAACGGGCCGTAAACTAAGCAAAGTGGAGGGGAACATTGAGCTCAAGAATGTATCTTTCAGTTATCCGTCTCGCCCCGATGTGGTCATCTTCGATAGGTTCTGCCTTAACATACCTGCTGGAAAGATTGTAGCTCTTGTCGGAGGGAGTGGCTCGGGGAAAAGTACGGTCATATCATTAATCGAAAGGTTTTACGAGCCACTTGCAGGAGAAATATTGTTGGATGGGAATAATATCAAGGACCTTGACCTCAAATGGCTTAGACAACAAATTGGTTTGGTTAATCAAGAGCCTGCTCTTTTTGCTACTACCATTAGGGAGAACATTCTATACGGAAAAGACGATGCTACACTCGATGAAATAACGCGTGCCGCAAAACTTTCTGAGGCCATTGCCTTTATTAACAATCTCCCTGATAGATTTGAGACTCAGGTTGGTGAAAGAGGAATACAACTATCAGGTGGACAGAAGCAAAGGATTGCGATATCTCGGGCAATAGTGAAAAATCCATCTATTCTTTTACTCGATGAAGCAACGAGTGCCCTTGATGCAGAATCCGAAAAGAGTGTGCAAGAGGCACTTGATCGTGTGATGGTGGGACGAACGACGGTGGTGGTAGCTCACAGGCTTTCTACTATTAGGAATGCAGATGTGATTGCTGTTGTTCAAAGTGGGAAGATTGTTGAAACCGGTACTCATGATGAGCTTATTTCAAACCCGAACAGTACTTACTCTTCGCTCGTTCAGCTTCAAGAGACATCGCCTTTGCAACGCTACCCTTCACAAGGTCCTACTTTAAGTAGGCCACTCAGGTATATTTTCAATTGGATCATTTTGATGACCTTTTTGTATTACGGTGCAGCGAGTTAGAAATCCCGAACCAGTGAAATCCAGGGCTTCTTGTTCGTTCTTTTCATACTAAAGCAGGCACTCTTATCAAGTTTCTTGAATGCTATTATAGTGAAGAGTTCATTAATTAGaagtttccttttcttttatagTGTGAGTTATTCACGAGAATTATCCCGAACAAGGACGAGCTTTGGTGCAAGTTTTCGTTCTGAAAGAGACTCAGTTAGCCGTGCTGGTGCTGATGGAATCGATGCAGGGAAACAACCTTATGTTTCACCTGGAAGACTGTATTCTATGATAGGACCTGACTGGTATTATGGGGTCTTTGGTACCGTTACCGCATTGATTGCCGGAGCTCAAATGCCTCTATTTGCTCTCGGGGTTTCTCAAGCTCTCGTAGCCTATTACATGGACTGGGAAACAACGTGCCACGAAGTCAAGAAGATCGCCATCCTGTTTTGTTGTGCTTCTGTCATAACGGTCATCGTTCATGCAATAGAGCACCTATGTTTTGGCATCATGGGAGAACGACTCACTCTTCGTGTGCGTGAAGGGATGTTTTCAGGTAATATGAGACCAAGCCTTTTCTTTTCCTACGATGTCTCGATTCTTATTTTCCTCTTATGACTACGATTTGCAGCCATCTTGAAAAACGAGATTGGATGGTTCGATGACTTAAACAACGCAAGTTCCATGCTTGCATCTCGTCTCGAAACCGACGCCACGTTTCTAAGAGGTGTAGTCGTGGACCGGACATCGATTCTCATACAAAACGTAGGCTTGGTCATTGCTGCCTTCATCATTGCATTCATCTTAAACTGGAGAATCACACTTATTATCTTGGCCACTTTTCCATTGATCATAAGTGGTCACATTAGCGAGGTTTGAACACCCTTTCCCAccattcatatacatatacatatacatatacatatacatatagtGATGTTGTTCTTGGTATGGTTCAGAAACTATTCATGCAAGGCTACGGCGGTAACTTGAGCAAAGCATATCTAAAAGCAAACATGATCGCCGGCGAGGCTGTCAGTAATATGCGAACTGTCGCTGCATTTTGCGCTGAGGAAAAGATCCTTGATCTTTATGCCCGTGAGCTCATAGAGCCTTCGGAACGTTCATTTAAACGTGGTCAAATTGCAGGGATATTCTATGGGATTTCCCAGTTCTTCATCTTCTCATCTTATGGCCTTGCCTTATGGTATCAAAGTTTTAGCCATACATATgcataaacatatacatatacatatgcatAAGTTTTTTGGTTTTGATAATTTGTGTAGGTATGGTTCTGTTTTAATGGGGAAGGAGCTAGCTAGCTTTA from Gossypium arboreum isolate Shixiya-1 chromosome 1, ASM2569848v2, whole genome shotgun sequence harbors:
- the LOC108483609 gene encoding ABC transporter B family member 2-like isoform X2, which produces MHYISRFIAGFSIGFARVWQISLVTLSIVPLIALAGGIYAYVATGLIARVRNSYVKAGEIAEEVIGNVRTVQAFAGEERAVKSYKDALMNTYTYGKKAGLTKGLGLGSLHCVLFVSWALLVWFTSIVVHKNIANGGDSFTTMLNVVISGLSLGQAAPDISAFIRARAAAYPIFEMIERNTVSKTSSKTGRKLSKVEGNIELKNVSFSYPSRPDVVIFDRFCLNIPAGKIVALVGGSGSGKSTVISLIERFYEPLAGEILLDGNNIKDLDLKWLRQQIGLVNQEPALFATTIRENILYGKDDATLDEITRAAKLSEAIAFINNLPDRFETQVGERGIQLSGGQKQRIAISRAIVKNPSILLLDEATSALDAESEKSVQEALDRVMVGRTTVVVAHRLSTIRNADVIAVVQSGKIVETGTHDELISNPNSTYSSLVQLQETSPLQRYPSQGPTLSRPLSVSYSRELSRTRTSFGASFRSERDSVSRAGADGIDAGKQPYVSPGRLYSMIGPDWYYGVFGTVTALIAGAQMPLFALGVSQALVAYYMDWETTCHEVKKIAILFCCASVITVIVHAIEHLCFGIMGERLTLRVREGMFSAILKNEIGWFDDLNNASSMLASRLETDATFLRGVVVDRTSILIQNVGLVIAAFIIAFILNWRITLIILATFPLIISGHISEKLFMQGYGGNLSKAYLKANMIAGEAVSNMRTVAAFCAEEKILDLYARELIEPSERSFKRGQIAGIFYGISQFFIFSSYGLALWYGSVLMGKELASFKSVMKSFMVLIVTALAMGETLALVPDLLKGNQMVASVFEIMDRKTQVVGDAGEELTNVEGTIELKGVHFSYPSRPDVVIFKDFDLKVRSGKSMALVGQSGSGKSSVLALILRFYDPTSGKVMIDGRDIKKLKLKSLRKHIGLVQQEPALFATSIYENILYGKEGASESEVVEAAKLANAHSFISSLPEGYSTKVGERGVQLSGGQKQRVAIARAVLKNPEILLLDEATSALDVESERVVQQALDRLMRNRTTVMVAHRLSTIKNADRISVIQGGRIIEQGTHSSLIENRNGPYFKLINLQQQQQMEQ